From the genome of Caretta caretta isolate rCarCar2 chromosome 28, rCarCar1.hap1, whole genome shotgun sequence:
CGGGGGGGGCGGTGCCCGAGGTTGTGCCGTTTATCCCCCCCctccttaaaacaaacaaaccggaAGGTACCACGGGTGCGGAGCGAATTTTTGTTTCCAGGCAATACAGAAACAGgaggtattttctttttttccccgtACGCTGTggcaaacgggggggggggagacggtagagccggcccccgcccccagtgtCGCATGGCcggggggggcacggggggggcaAAATCGAGCTGTGACGGTTGAGACTATTTATTTTTCACTGTACAGTATTTAAAAGAGAATAAAGAACCAAACTCGTAAGCAACAGCTGCtgtgtcttcccctccctccccctggaaATGTGGCCAGGGGGGCAGAAAATCATCCCCCCCCCCATAAACCTCCTGGCCCCCCGAGATTGTCAATAAAGCCACCGAAAAGAACCGACGTCGGCTCCGCGCCCTTCACTCGCTGCGTGAGGGTGGGCGggaaccccgggggggggggtctagtcACGCCCTAGTTGGTGTGCCCCCCCCACTGTtaaccacctcccccccccccccgttcagcCTCGTTGGCTGGTTCAATTGGCCGGGGCGGGTGGGTTTTCTGGCCGGTGGGAGAAGCTGCTGGTTCCCCGCAGTTGGGGAGCTGGTGGACCCACCCCTGCCGGCCTGGGGGGGGCAGGTATCAGAGGACAAGCTCAGCAACAGCCCAGGGGGGCCTAGTGTGTTCCTGCGGGGGCAGGATTCCTGgtttcttcccccctgcccccccaagcaggcgggcggggggggcagaaggcCTGAGAGAACAGGAGTGGGTGTAATTCTGAGGAGTGGCCACAGGGGGGAGACGTCGTAttaggcagggggcagggagggaacaaTCATGTCGGAGCTGGGGGGGCTATACCGCCCCCCGTTAGTCACGGGGAGGGGCTAGTCCTTAGAGGGGATAaagctaggagccaggactcctgggttctctccccagcttggggaggggagcggggccccATGGGTTGCAgagggggggggctgagagcctggactcctgggttctctccctgattctgggaggggagtgggggtaggtgggttagagcagggggggctgagagcctggactcctgggttctctccctggttctgggaggggagtgggggtaggtgggttagagcagggggggctgggagccaggactcctgggttctctccctggttctgcgaggggagtggggtctgatgggttagagcagggggggctgggagccaggactcctgggttctctccctgactctgggaggggagtgggggccaggATATCTGTGTGGGGAGGAGCCaggtggtggggggcggggctagCCTGCTGGCCCAGCTGTGGGCTGAGCCCCCCGGGGGCGGGGCCCCGGCTCCTGGCAGGGAGGCTCCACCCTCCGGTGGGCGGGGCCCCGGCTGGGCTATATCTTGCTCCCCAGGGCGTCCGGGCGCAGACGGGGCCGGGCATGGCCGAGGGGCAGGGTGCGGCGGGGGCCCCCCTGGACAAGGTGAAGCGCCCCATGAACGCCTTCATGGTGTGGTCCAGCGGGCAGCGCCGGCGCCTGGCGCAGGAGCACCCCAAAATGCACAACTCGGAGATCTCCAAGCGCCTGGGGGCCGCCTGGCGCCGGCTGGGCGAGGCCGAGAAACGCCCCTTCGTGGAGGAAGCCAAGCGCCTCCGCGCCCGCCACCTGCGGGACTATCCCGACTACAAGTACCGGCCCCGCCGCAAGGGCCGGGCCCCTGCCAAGGAGCCGCCGGGGGGCCACCCGCCGCCCCCCCAGCCGCCCCGCCCGGCCCTGGGGCTACGGCGAGCCCCTGGGCTACCAGCCGCCCCGCTACCCGCCGGGCCAGGCCAGCGCCGGCTatgggaacgcggccggagggtaCAGGTGGGTCCCGCCCGCGCCtcctgtcccccatcccctcagGCGAACAGGGGACCCCCAACTGTGCCCCCTTACGGGGGAAATTAGCAAGGGCGGAGGGGGGGCTGGTATGttccctctttcccccagcaGGGATGGTTGAAATGAGGGGGTCTGCATATGACCATCCCCGGAGGCGCCCGCGtctgggcgaggggtccccgaataaccagccaccccaccccagaggtggctgcatcgcAGCGGGGGAACCAGGTTTGGGGGCTGGTTGGGACCACAGGGGCCAGCTGCTGAGTGATGCCCAGGGCATGACAGGGCACCAGCTGCTTGGTatgtgaacccaggagtccgggctcccagcccccctgctctgacccaccagcccccactcccctcccagagccggggagagaacccaggagtccgggctcccagcccccccctggCTCTAACCCATAAGCGCTGATTCCCCTcctagagccagggagagaacccaggagtcctggcccccactcggctcccagagccgggaaggaacccaggagtcctggctcccccgtGTGCCAGGATATTACCACCCCCGCCCGGGGCCCTAGATCTTTGGGTCCcggccaggggtggggtggggctggctgccaGGCAGCACCCGCCCTGCGGCTGGCATCGGCTGTGCCCTGAGCGAAGGGTCATG
Proteins encoded in this window:
- the SOX15 gene encoding LOW QUALITY PROTEIN: transcription factor SOX-15 (The sequence of the model RefSeq protein was modified relative to this genomic sequence to represent the inferred CDS: deleted 1 base in 1 codon) encodes the protein MAEGQGAAGAPLDKVKRPMNAFMVWSSGQRRRLAQEHPKMHNSEISKRLGAAWRRLGEAEKRPFVEEAKRLRARHLRDYPDYKYRPRRKGRAPAKEPPGGHPPPPSRPARPWGYGEPLGYQPPRYPPGQASAGYGNAAGGYSGLSYGPPAPTPYKQEPAPHPGVLPADFRDMMAAYGLQACDVGEGFPQLPYEPPGPAPLTPL